DNA from Streptomyces luteogriseus:
CACCGCACACCGTGCAGTTCGATGCTTGAGGGGACGTGACGAGGCAGTGCACGCATGGTGCCTCCTTACGCGCCGGCGGCTGTCCCGGCGATGAAATCCAACGAGTCCTCGGGCGAAAGGGCGTGGATCTGAAGGGCGTTGAAGGCCTCCGTGTAGGCCTGGAGGTCTTCTTTCCGTTCGAGGTAGAGGCTACTCGTCAAGTGGTCGAGAACAACCACATCCAGATCAGAAGTGCTCGAAAACGAGAAGATTACGAAAGGGCCGGTGACGCCGATGTGTGCCCCGGCGGCGAACGGCAGTACCTGAAGGCGCACTTGGGGCAGCCGGGCCGCCTCGACCAGCCGTTCCAGCTGGCGGGCCATGACCCCGGGGCCGCCCACCTCCCGGCGCAGCACCGCCTCGTCCAGAACGGCACTGAGTTCCAGCGGGGGATCCGCACGCAGAACGTCCTGCCGGGCCAGCCGCACCTCGACCAGCGTGTCGAGCCCGTCCTCCGGAAGTCCCTCCACCGCGGCCCTCGTCACCGCACGGGCGTACTCGGGCGTCTGGAGCAGTCCGGGGACGACGGTGGTCTCCAGCGTGCGCATCGTGTCGGCCTGCGACTCCAGGCTGATGAAGTCCCGGTAGGTGGGCGGCAGCACTCCCCGGTAGGCGTGCCACCAGTGGTGCCGGCCCCCGTTGTCGTCGGACCCCGCCAACATCATGAGCAGTTCGCGAAGTTGGGAGTCCGTCACGCCGTAGACGTCGAGAAGTAACCGCACATCGGCCGGTTTCACCCCGCTCGTGCCCGTCTCGATCCGGCTGACCTTGGACTGGTGCCAGCTCACCAGCCGGGCCGCCTCACCGCTCGTGAGCCCCGCAGAGGTGCGCAGCGCACGCAGTTCGGCGCCCAGTTTCCGGCGGCGCACCGCGGGACCGTGCTGCATGGGCTCCTCCTTACTCCTTCCGAGCCACCCAAATACGGTCTCGCGTCGCAGAGTTCACCGCTTTGAGCGACAGATATATGCACATCTTGGTGGATCGCCGTCCTTCAGGGGTGCTCTGGTGGCAGTCTGGCGACGAAGCACCAGTCCGGGACCGTACTCGAACCATCCGCTCCGTGTCGGGCTCCGGTCCCGTGGGAAAAGGACGATGTCGCCATGGCAGACCATCTGGAAGCATCCGTCACTCTGCCGAGCGATCCCGCCTCGGTCTCCGCAGCGCGTGCCTACGTGGTGGGCACGCTGGCGGAGTGGGGCCTGCCGGCGGACACGGAAGTGTCCGACACCGTCCGACTCATCATCTCCGAACTCGCCACCAACGCCGTCCAGCACACCTTCGGCCAGTCGCCGACGTTCACCGTGGACGTCGAACTGGACCGTGACGAGCACCTGCGCATCGGTGTCACGGACAGCCACCCCCGCTTCCCCAGACGCCTGCCGGCCGCCGTCCAGCAGGACAACGGCCGCGGCCTGGTCATCATCCGCTGGCTGACCGCGGAATGCGGCGGCAGGCTCCGCATCCGCCCCACGCGCGAGGGCGGCAAGACCATCTCGATCGAACTTCCCTGGGTCGTCCCGGTCCAGCCGGTGACGACCGCGGTGCAGCAGGAGCCGTAGTCACACGCGGCGGGACCCGCACGGCGTGTCCAGCGGCGCCCTCCTCGCGCCCCGGCCCGCGCGACCCGCATCCGGGCCATCCCCACGGCCTTGACGCCCGCTCCGCGCCCCGCGCCCCCCGCCGGAGCCCGCGGCCGTCACCGGCGCCGCGCCGACGCCTCCCGGTGCGCTGCCGCCCCTCGCAGCCCTGACGGCTGTCCGACGGTGTGCCGCAGCGGCGAAGAGGGCGGCGGCCAGGATCGCCGGCGGCAGGGCGCTGACGTAGGTGACGCGCTGGAGCGCGTCGAGTTCCTCGAAGCGCGGGGCGAGAGCCGGCGCCAGCGGGAAGAAGAAGAGGATCTGCACGCCCGTCCGGGTGACGCGCAGTTCCTGGAGCAGCTCGACGAAGGTGCGGTCGGCGCGTCGCAGCGGCGTCTCGTTGCGCGCGGTGCAGGGCGGTGCTCGGCCATGGGAGCACGGGTATGCACATGAGCCCGTGTCACGCTCCGGCATGCGGCGGCGCGTCAAGGACGCCGCCGCACGCCGGGCGGATCACTTCACGCGTCCGTACCAGACACTCTTGGTCCAGATCTTCTGCAGTCGCACCACGTCCCCGCTCTTCGGGGAGTGCCAGAGCTTGTTCTTACCCGCGTAGATACCGACGTGGTACACGTTGCTGCCCGAGTGGAAGAACACCAGGTCCCCCGCCTTGCGGCTCTTGGCGGAGATGTGCTTCGTCTTGTTGTACTGCTGGGCAGCCGTGCGGGGGAGCTTCTTGCCGGCCTTCTTGAACGAGTAGAGCGTGAGCCCGGAGCAGTCGAACCGGTGCGGACCGGTGGCCCCGTACCTGTAGGGCGAACCCTTCTTGGAGGCCGCTATCTGGAGTGCCTTGGTCGCCGGTGTGGCCGCAGCGGCTTCGGATGCGAAGCCGGGCGCCACGATGGAGCCGCTCACCGCGGCGATGGTGAGCGCCGAGGCCGTGCCGGCCCGGGCCATGAGCGACGGGACACGATTGAGCGCAGTCATGCGCAACCCTTCGTCAGCCGCCTGTGAAGGATGACCTGTCGGATTCGGGCTGACAAAGTTGCCCGGCCGCTGACGCGGCTTCACCCCAAGGGCTGCTCGGGGGCGGTCATGGCGTGACCGTCCCGGCGACCCGTCGTGCTCGGGTCCTCCACTCCTGCCGATCCACTCCTGTCGACCGGTCATCCGGGCGGCGGCAGGACTCGGCGTCCGCCCGGATCGCCCCGCCACAGCGGCGGGGGCTTGTCGTCAGACAGGGATCTTGGCGCATGCCTGTCCGGATTTCCCAACGGAACCGGGGATTTGTGTTGTTACTCACCACTCACCCGTTCGGGTGGACACGTGTGCGTTCGAGCCACTGTCCACGGGTTCGCGGAGCTCCGGACCAGCGACGGAATGCCCCATTCCGTCCATCGGCTACGCGCGTTGCGCAACCGGAGCGGCTCCAAAATCGGTCTCCCGCCTACTCCGAACAGGGGTACGTCTTTTGGTCCGTTTCAACTCAGCTCCGGGCGCGTCGCCGGCGGTGCGTGCGTCCGGAGTCGACGGTTCCGCGTCAACTGACGGACTCCGGGGGCAGGGTGAGCCGGGCGGTGCGCCGCTCACCGTCCAGCACCCGCAGGGCCCGGGCCAGCGTGCCGGCGTGCAGTTCCGTCTCGCCTCGCCGGTGCATCAGGGCCAACGCGTCACGCAGCGCGGTCGCCTTGCCCACCAGGGCCTGAGCGGCGCGCAGTCCGCGGTAGGTGTCGCCCTCCTGGGCCGGGTTGATGCGGCCGAGCAGGTCGACGACATCGAGGTAACGGTCGATCAGTTCCGCCTCGGCGCGTGTCAGGGCGGGCAGCGGCGGCAGTTCGGGCGGGAGCACCGGGGGCCTCACCGACCGGTCGACGGGGCCGGAGTGGCCTTGCGGTTGGGGATGACCCCGTCCACCAAGCCGTACTCCACCGCCTCCTGGGCGGTGAGGATCATGTCCCGCTCGATGTCCGCGCTCACCTGCTCCCGGGTGCGGCCCGAGTGCAGCGCGAGCATCTCCTCCATCCGGCTCCGGACGCGCGTCAACTCGTCGGCCTGGATCGCCAGATCACCGGCCTGCCCCCGGACCGGCTCGGGCAGGGCGGGCTGATGGATCACCAGGCGGGCGTCGGGCAGCGCGAACCGCTTGCCGGGCGTGCCCGCCGCCAGCAGCACCGAGGCCGCGGCACCGGCCTGGCCCAGGCAGATGGTCTCCACGTCGCAGGAGAGGTACCGCATCGTGTCGTAGAGGGCCGTCATCGCGTGGAAGGTGCCGCCGGGGGAGTTGATGTAGAGCGAGATGTCGCGCTCCGGGGCCCGGTGCTCCAGGTGCATGAACTGGGCCATCACGTCGTTCGCCGAGGTCTCGTCCACCGGTGCCCCGAGGAAGACGATCCGCTCCTCCAGAAGCTTCGAGTACGGATCCATCGTCCGTTGCCCGGACCCCGTGCGTTCGGTGAACTCGGGCAGCACATGGCGGGCGGACGGTCGGGTCATGACGAACCCCTCCTCGCGGGCAGAGCCGTCTCCGGCGACAGCTCGTCTGTAAAAAATGTACAGGACGTACATGCCGTTATGATGGGGACATGGCCTACGAGATTCCGGTGACGCAAGCCAGGGCTGAGCTCGCCGACCTGATCAACCGCGTGGTGTACGCCGGTGAACGCGTCGTCGTCACCCGGCACGGCAAGCCTCTCGTCGCCCTCGTATCGGCCGATGACCTGCGGCGACTCGAAGAGACCCAGGAGCCTGCGGAGGTGGCGGAGGAGCAGGTGGTCAGCGCGCTCTCCACGGTCCGCGAGGTCGCGTCCGCCCCTGGCGAACCCCGGCGGTTCGGTATCGCGGCGCAGCACCGCGGGGCCGGCCCCGCCTAGGGCGGGACACACGGAAAAGACCGTGCGTCCCCGTCCACTAGGGCGGGATGCACGGTCGCTTTGTGTGACGGCGCTCGGGCGCGTCGGTCGGCGGTCAGGCGACGGCGGAGAGTTCCCGCCGCTCGGCCGCGGGTCCGCCGCCCGCCTTCCGGGCCCGGAGCGAGCCGCCGAGCAGTACGGCACCCAGGCCGAGAACCGCCCACCAGGCCAGGGTCAGGGCGGGCCCGGTCGCCGCCGCGCCGTCGAAGTACGACACCGAGCGCAGCAGGGTCGTACCCGCGCCCGGCGGGAGCCACTGCCCGATCGCCCCGGCCGGCTCCGGCAGCATCTGAGGGGCCGAGGTGGCGCCGGAGAAGGGGTTGCCGATCAGCATCACCAGGGCGGCTCCGACACCCGTGCCGGCGGGGCCGATCAGGGCGGCGAGACCGGCGACGGCACCGCCGACGGCCAGCGTGGACAGACCGAGTACCGACGCCTCCGTCCACCAGTCCCCGCCGAGCGCCCCGAGCCAGCTGTGCGCGATCCCGGCCGCGATCACACCCACCAGGGCTGACGCGCCGAGCAGCGCGGTCACGGCCCGGAAGCCGCGCAGCCCCAGCAGGGTGACGACCGCGCCCGCCGCGATACCGGCCAGGGCCAGCGGCAGTGTGGCGGCGTTCAGCACGGCGCCGCGCGGATCGCCGGCCGGGGTGGACACGACGTCGACCGTCTTGACCTGTGTTCCCTCGGCGCCGGCCTGGTGGGCCACGGCCTGCTGGAGGAACTGGGCGACGACCGGTCCGGCCGCGGAAGCCGTGAGCAGTTCGGGTCCCTGCGCGGTGACCACGACCGCGCCGTACACGCTCCGGTCCTCGATGGCGTCCCGGGCGGCGGCCTCGTCGGCGTAGCGGTGGATCTCGAAGGCGCCCTCGTGCCCCTCCAGTTGCCGCTCGACCTGGGTCGCGGCGGCGGCCGGTCCGGCCACGCCCAGCGGCAGGTCGCGGGGCGCGATACGGGAGGCCGGCCAGGCGAAGGCCCACAGGGCGAGGGCGGCCAGGACGGGCACGAGGACGACGACCGCGATCACATGGCGGTTGCGGGAAGGCATGAGGGTCTCCTGGGGCTGGCGGGACCGGAACATTAAAAAGAAGGATCGTTCGTTTTTGATGCGTCCTCACCGTGCTCCGGTCGCGGCGTCTTGTCAAGAATGAATATTCGTTTTACTTTGGGATCATGGCTCGCGTGTCCCAGGAACATCTCGACGCTCGCCGCCGCCAGATCCTCGACGGCGCCGCGCTCTGCTTCGCCCGCAACGGCTTCCACGCCACGTCCATGCAGGACGTGCTGAAGGAGGTCGACCTCTCGGCGGGGGCGGTGTACCGCTACTTCAGCGGCAAGGAGGAGCTGATCGGCGCGATCGTCGCGGAGACGCTCGGCTCCGTCCGCGAGGCCTTCGAGGAGGCGGCGCGGCAGAGCCCGCCCCCGCCGCCGGACGAACTCGTCGCCTCGGTCCTCGGCCGGACGCTCGCCGCCCGTGAGTCCCTGGTCGTGGACGGCCGGCCCGCCTTTCCGCGGCTCGTCATCCAGGTGTGGACGGAGACCCTGCGCAACGAGGAGCTGGCGGCCCTCCTGAGGGAGGGCTACGGCTCGGTCCGCGCGGCCTGGGGGAGGATCGTCGAGGGGTATCAGGAGGCCGGCATGATGCGGGCGGACGTGGCGCCGGACCATGTGGCCCGCACGATGATCGCCTCGGTGCTCGGGTTCATCGCGCAGCAGTCCCTCTTCGGACCCGCCCCGGTCGAGGTGCTCCGGGACGGTCTGCGGGCCCTGACGGGCATGCGTGGCGGGGACGCCGGTGGATCACAGGTCGGTTAACGTGCCCGAAACGCGGCGCAATTAGCCTGCCGGTCCACGCCACCTGGCACTTTGCCCCGTGGCCGCGGCAACCGGGCCCCGCACGGCCCGGAGTGACGACTGTGAGGTGGACGTGCAACTGACCCCGCACGAGCAAGAACGGCTGCTGATCCACGTGGCGGCCGACGTGGCCGAGAAGCGCCGGGCCCGCGGGCTGAAGCTCAACCACCCCGAGGCGGTCGCGCTCATCACCTCGCACATCCTCGAGGGCGCCCGTGACGGCCGTACCGTCGCGGAACTCATGTCCTCCGGACGCAAGCTCCTGACCAGGTACGACGTCATGGAGGGCATCCCGGAGATGATCCACGACGTCCAGGTCGAAGCCACCTTCCCGGACGGCACCAAGCTCGTCACCGTCCACGACCCGATCGTCTGACGGGGAGCCGCCGTGATTCCCGGAGAGATCCTCTTCGCCGACGGGCCGATCGCCTACAACGAGGGCCGTGAGGTCGTCCGCCTCACCGTCCTCAACGCCGCCGACCGGCCCGTCCAGGTCGGCTCCCACTACCACTTCGCCGAGGCCAACCCCGGCCTGGAGTTCGACCGCGCAGCCGCGCGCGGCAGGCGGCTCAACGTCGCCGCCGGCACGGCCGTGCGCTTCGAGCCCGGGATCCCCGTCGACGTCGAACTCGTGCCGCTGGCCGGCGCCCGTGTGGTGCCCGGACTGCGCGGGGAGACCGGAGGTGCCCTCGATGCCTGAGATCTCGCGTGCCGCGTACGCCGACCTGTTCGGCCCGACGACCGGCGACCGGATCCGGCTCGCCGACACCGACCTGCTGGTCGAGATCGAGGAGGACCGCTCCGGCGGCCCCGGACTCGCCGGTGACGAGGCGGTCTTCGGCGGCGGCAAGGTCATCCGCGAGTCCATGGGCCAGGCCCGGGCCACGCGGGCGGACGGCACCCCGGACACCGTCGTCACCGGTGCGGTGATCATCGACCACTGGGGGATCGTCAAGGCCGACGTCGGCATCCGCGACGGCCGGATCACCGGCATCGGCAAGGCCGGAAACCCCGACACCATGGACGGCGTCCACCCGGACCTGGTCATCGGCCCGGAGACCGAGATCATCGCCGGCAACGGGCGGATCCTCACGGCGGGCGCGATCGACGCGCACGTCCACTTCATCTGCCCGCAGATCGCCGACGAGGCGCTCTCCTCTGGCATCACCACCCTCGTCGGCGGCGGCACGGGCCCCGCGGAGGGCTCCAAGGCCACCACCGTGACGCCCGGCCCCTGGCATCTCGCCCGGATGCTGGAGGCGATGGAGGCCTTCCCGCTCAACATCGGCCTGCTCGGCAAGGGCAACACCGTCTCCCACGAGGCGATGCTGTCCCAGATCCGCGGTGGCGCCCTCGGTCTGAAGCTGCACGAGGACTGGGGCTCCACCCCGGCCGTCATCGACGCCTCGCTGACGGTCGCCGAACGGACCGGCATCCAGGTCGCCATCCACACCGACACCCTCAACGAGGCCGGATTCGTGGGCGACACCCTGGCCGCGATCGCCGGGCGGGGCATCCACGCCTACCACACCGAGGGCGCCGGAGGCGGGCACGCGCCGGACATCATGACCGTGGTCTCCGAGTCGTACGTGCTGCCCAGCTCCACCAACCCGACCCGGCCGTTCACCGTCAACACCGCCGAGGAACACCTCGACATGCTGATGGTGTGCCACCACCTCAACCCGGCCGTGCCGGAGGACCTGGCGTTCGCCGAGTCCCGAATCCGGCCCTCCACGATCGGCGCGGAGGACGTGCTGCACGACCTGGGCGCGATCTCGATCATCTCCTCCGACTCCCAGGCCATGGGGCGCGTCGGCGAGGTCGTCATGCGCACCTGGCAGACCGCGCACGTGATGAAGCGGCGGCGGGGCGCCCTGCCCGGGGACGGACGGGCCGACAACCGCCGCGTACGTCGCTATGTCGCCAAGTACACGATCAACCCGGCGCTCGCCCAGGGCCTGGCCAGGGAGGTCGGGTCGGTGGAGAGCGGCAAGCTGGCCGACCTGGTGCTGTGGGAGCCGGCGTTCTTCGGCGTCAAGCCACAGCTGGTCATCAAGGGCGGGCAGATCGCCTACGCGCAGATGGGCGACGCGAACGCCTCCATCCCCACACCGCAGCCGATCCTGCCGCGGCCGATGTACGGGGCGATCGGGCGGGCGCCGGCCTCCAACTCCGTCAA
Protein-coding regions in this window:
- a CDS encoding helix-turn-helix domain-containing protein → MQHGPAVRRRKLGAELRALRTSAGLTSGEAARLVSWHQSKVSRIETGTSGVKPADVRLLLDVYGVTDSQLRELLMMLAGSDDNGGRHHWWHAYRGVLPPTYRDFISLESQADTMRTLETTVVPGLLQTPEYARAVTRAAVEGLPEDGLDTLVEVRLARQDVLRADPPLELSAVLDEAVLRREVGGPGVMARQLERLVEAARLPQVRLQVLPFAAGAHIGVTGPFVIFSFSSTSDLDVVVLDHLTSSLYLERKEDLQAYTEAFNALQIHALSPEDSLDFIAGTAAGA
- a CDS encoding type II toxin-antitoxin system Phd/YefM family antitoxin yields the protein MAYEIPVTQARAELADLINRVVYAGERVVVTRHGKPLVALVSADDLRRLEETQEPAEVAEEQVVSALSTVREVASAPGEPRRFGIAAQHRGAGPA
- a CDS encoding urease subunit beta, whose protein sequence is MIPGEILFADGPIAYNEGREVVRLTVLNAADRPVQVGSHYHFAEANPGLEFDRAAARGRRLNVAAGTAVRFEPGIPVDVELVPLAGARVVPGLRGETGGALDA
- a CDS encoding ABC transporter permease; protein product: MPSRNRHVIAVVVLVPVLAALALWAFAWPASRIAPRDLPLGVAGPAAAATQVERQLEGHEGAFEIHRYADEAAARDAIEDRSVYGAVVVTAQGPELLTASAAGPVVAQFLQQAVAHQAGAEGTQVKTVDVVSTPAGDPRGAVLNAATLPLALAGIAAGAVVTLLGLRGFRAVTALLGASALVGVIAAGIAHSWLGALGGDWWTEASVLGLSTLAVGGAVAGLAALIGPAGTGVGAALVMLIGNPFSGATSAPQMLPEPAGAIGQWLPPGAGTTLLRSVSYFDGAAATGPALTLAWWAVLGLGAVLLGGSLRARKAGGGPAAERRELSAVA
- a CDS encoding C40 family peptidase, which produces MTALNRVPSLMARAGTASALTIAAVSGSIVAPGFASEAAAATPATKALQIAASKKGSPYRYGATGPHRFDCSGLTLYSFKKAGKKLPRTAAQQYNKTKHISAKSRKAGDLVFFHSGSNVYHVGIYAGKNKLWHSPKSGDVVRLQKIWTKSVWYGRVK
- a CDS encoding ATP-dependent Clp protease proteolytic subunit encodes the protein MTRPSARHVLPEFTERTGSGQRTMDPYSKLLEERIVFLGAPVDETSANDVMAQFMHLEHRAPERDISLYINSPGGTFHAMTALYDTMRYLSCDVETICLGQAGAAASVLLAAGTPGKRFALPDARLVIHQPALPEPVRGQAGDLAIQADELTRVRSRMEEMLALHSGRTREQVSADIERDMILTAQEAVEYGLVDGVIPNRKATPAPSTGR
- a CDS encoding urease subunit alpha, with product MPEISRAAYADLFGPTTGDRIRLADTDLLVEIEEDRSGGPGLAGDEAVFGGGKVIRESMGQARATRADGTPDTVVTGAVIIDHWGIVKADVGIRDGRITGIGKAGNPDTMDGVHPDLVIGPETEIIAGNGRILTAGAIDAHVHFICPQIADEALSSGITTLVGGGTGPAEGSKATTVTPGPWHLARMLEAMEAFPLNIGLLGKGNTVSHEAMLSQIRGGALGLKLHEDWGSTPAVIDASLTVAERTGIQVAIHTDTLNEAGFVGDTLAAIAGRGIHAYHTEGAGGGHAPDIMTVVSESYVLPSSTNPTRPFTVNTAEEHLDMLMVCHHLNPAVPEDLAFAESRIRPSTIGAEDVLHDLGAISIISSDSQAMGRVGEVVMRTWQTAHVMKRRRGALPGDGRADNRRVRRYVAKYTINPALAQGLAREVGSVESGKLADLVLWEPAFFGVKPQLVIKGGQIAYAQMGDANASIPTPQPILPRPMYGAIGRAPASNSVNFVAPLAVEAGLPERLGLGKRFAEIESTRGVTKADMRENDARPEVRVDPDSFAVHIDGELVEAAPAAELPMAQRYFLF
- a CDS encoding DUF6328 family protein encodes the protein MPERDTGSCAYPCSHGRAPPCTARNETPLRRADRTFVELLQELRVTRTGVQILFFFPLAPALAPRFEELDALQRVTYVSALPPAILAAALFAAAAHRRTAVRAARGGSAPGGVGAAPVTAAGSGGGRGARSGRQGRGDGPDAGRAGRGARRAPLDTPCGSRRV
- a CDS encoding ATP-binding protein, whose protein sequence is MADHLEASVTLPSDPASVSAARAYVVGTLAEWGLPADTEVSDTVRLIISELATNAVQHTFGQSPTFTVDVELDRDEHLRIGVTDSHPRFPRRLPAAVQQDNGRGLVIIRWLTAECGGRLRIRPTREGGKTISIELPWVVPVQPVTTAVQQEP
- a CDS encoding urease subunit gamma encodes the protein MQLTPHEQERLLIHVAADVAEKRRARGLKLNHPEAVALITSHILEGARDGRTVAELMSSGRKLLTRYDVMEGIPEMIHDVQVEATFPDGTKLVTVHDPIV
- a CDS encoding TetR/AcrR family transcriptional regulator, whose translation is MARVSQEHLDARRRQILDGAALCFARNGFHATSMQDVLKEVDLSAGAVYRYFSGKEELIGAIVAETLGSVREAFEEAARQSPPPPPDELVASVLGRTLAARESLVVDGRPAFPRLVIQVWTETLRNEELAALLREGYGSVRAAWGRIVEGYQEAGMMRADVAPDHVARTMIASVLGFIAQQSLFGPAPVEVLRDGLRALTGMRGGDAGGSQVG